The Ammospiza caudacuta isolate bAmmCau1 chromosome 18, bAmmCau1.pri, whole genome shotgun sequence region GATGAAGGTTTTCCATTTCTTTGGTAGTTATTTTTGTCTCATTTCCAACTTCACTCACATGAGAAGTGTTAGTTAAATCATGTGGTGTAGACAGATTTCCAGCCCGAAAATCTTAGATAAACCTTtgcatttttaatctttttatcctttttcaGTAGCTTCTACTCTAAATTCCTCTGTTGTGCCTCAGAGATGGAAAGCAGGCATGGAAAGACAGATGCTTCCCTTTCAGATGGGAAGCTCAGATTATCTGGGTCTTAAAATATTCCAAAAGAGACCTAAGTAATGAAAGCTCCTTTGAATTATGCTCTGGAGTGCATAATGCTGCATGCAGGTGACCAAAGATTTGCTCACCTGATTATTTCACTATGTTGGGACAGTAATGGCATGAGCAGTTCTGGTGTGTAATTCATAACTTCAGAAACTTGAGGTTCTTAGGGTATAACTTTATCTGAAACTTGTCTCATAGCTCTGTCCTTGCTGGAGAACTCCTAATTGTCATAATCTGAACAGTAATTCCCAGGAAAGTAGGAGCCTTGGTGCTTGCTTGGTGAGGATTTATGGTGTGGCATTACTCAGTGGAGTATTTTGTAAAGATAAtggagtcctagtaaaataaTAGCAGGTGTTACTAAAGCCTCATTACCTTTAAGAAATATTCGGCAGCACATCTCCTGGTGTGTGCTGAGCTGTTATCAGTAATTAAAAGTCAACTCCAGTTGTCAAATAAAGGATCTGGGGTTGTTCAGTGATAGTATTTGCATTATTCATTGATTCAGCCCCTGGAGCGTGAATCATCTGACATCTcatttgctctgctctgctgagcatgTTCCCATTGCTGGATCTCCAGGGGCATTGGAGAGCTGATGGAGCAGCTTTTTGGGAGCAGGGCCTGTGCATGAGCTGAGGAGTCAGGGTGGGCTGTGTCCCTCATGGTCACTAGGTGTGTCTGGGGTGTCAGCAATAACACAAGTACCATTTTCTGATGCTAATTTGCTCATTGGCATCAATGTCTGAACCGATGGAaatgctctcctttcccttttcagGAAACATTTTCACTCAGCAGCCCAGTTACTTCAGTGACCTCGATGAAACTCTGCCCACTATCCTCCAGGTACTGCTTTCCTGCTGGGATTCATCTGGAAATGTGGCATAGCTTGGAGAGTGGGAAGGGAACATTGTGGGTGGGCACAATGTGTTTCATgaggaatatcctgagttggaaaagacccAAGAATCATCAAGCCCTGCACAGATATCCCAACAATCCCACtcattgtccaaacactccttAAACTCTgaccaccctctgggggaagaattttccctaatatccagcctaagCCTCCCCTGACTTTGctgtttctccctttccctAGTTTGTTAGTGTCTGTCAGGGATGTTTTGAACTTTATCTAAAATTATTACTTGATGACACTTCCCTCCCACCCTCCTTCAGCTTCTGCCTTCTCTGCTGTGTcccactgctggctcctgcctgtTAACACTGCCCTGTTCTCCTCATTTAGGTGTTCAACAATATTTTGCACAAGTGTGGTTTGCAGTGTGAAGGggcctctgctgagccccagaaACTGGAAGAGAAAGTCAGTGTGACTGCAGGGAACATGCCCCTCCAGGTAGGAGTGAGCTCTGTGTACTCTGAGCAGGCCACAGAGGATCATTCTGTTCCCCAAAGCTCCCACAGCTCGTGGTTCTGTGCCATTGTTGCACTCTTTGTCCTGGGACATGGTGATAAAACCTTTCCACCATGAGCTGATTCCTTTCAACCATATCCTTTGGAACATGGATAGTTTTTAACCTGGCAACTTTTTTACTTAACCAGCTTATAAATATGCAACAATATCTGACAGAGGTCTCCACCTAACCCTGGAGGTCATgagagttgattttttttttccttcagaaatgtGTGTTTTAACACAGTGTCATTTAACTGCAGATAATTAAGAGGAGTTTATGTGCTGGGGGCTGTACAAAGATGGTGAATGTGGTCCTCTGGAAAACCTTAGTCTTTCAGTTTGTGTGTGGGACCAAACTATCAGTTCAAAGTATGATTTATTGATAAGTGATAGTTTGAAACTGTCATTTAGTGTGTCACTCAGTTTGTTTCAGCTGCCTTGGAAATGCAGCTTGCACTGCATCAGACTGCAGAAAACATCCCTTTGGTTCCCGTATTTCCCATGTTCCCTTTGATTCCCATGTTTCCCATGTTCCTTTTGATTCCCatgtttcccatttccttttgATTCCCatgttttccatttccctttgaTTCCCATATTCCCTTTGgttcccacatttcccatgTTCCTTTTGgttcccacatttcccatgTTCCCTTTGgttcccacatttcccatgTTCCCTTTGGTTCCCATGTTCCCTTTGATTCCCATGTTTCCTGTGTTCCCTTTGGTTCCCATGTTTCCCTTGTTCCTTTTGATTCCCatgtttcccatttccttttgATTCCCATGTTTTCCATGTTCCCTTTGATTCCCATGTTCCCTTTGGTTCCCTTTGATTCCCATGTTCCCTTTGGTTCCCATGTTTCCCATGTTCCCTTTGATTCCCATGTTCCCTTTGATTCCCATGTTTCCCATGTTCCCTTGGATTCCCATGTTTCCCATGTTCCTTTTGGTTCCCTTTGGTTCCCATGTTTCCCATGTTCCCTTTGATTCCCATGTTCCCTTTGATTCCCATGTTTCCCATGTTCCCTTGGATTCCCATGTTCCCTTTGGTTCCCATGTTTCCCATGTTCCCTTTGGTTCCCATATTCGCTTTGGTTCCcatatttcccattttccttttgGTTCCCATGTTTCCCATGTTCCTTTTGGTTCCCATGTTCCCTTTGGTTCCCACGTTTCCCATTTCCCTTTGGTTCCCATGTTCCCTTTGATTCCCATGTTTCCCGTGTTCCCTTtgattcccacatttcccatgTTCCCTTTGGTTCCCACGTTTCCCATGTTCCTTTTGGTTCCCTTTGATTCCCATGTTCCCCATGTTCCCTTTGATTCCCATGTTCCCCATGTTCCCTTTGGTTCCCATGTTTCCCATGTTCCCTTTGATTCCCTTTGGTTCCCATGTTCCCTTTGGTTCCCACATTTCCAATGTTCCCTTTGATTCCCTTTGGTTCCCATGTTCCCTTTGGTTCCCATGTTTCCCATGTTCCCTTTGGTTCCCATGTTTCCCATGTTCCCTTGGATTCCCATGGTTCCCATGTTCCCTTTGGTTCCCATGTTTCCCATGTTCCCTTTGATTCCCATGTTTCCCATGTTCCTTTTGGTTCCCTTTGATTCCCATGTTCCCTTTGATTCCCTTTGGTTCCCGTGTTCCCTTTGGTTCCCATGTTCCCCATGTTCCCTTTGgttcccacatttcccatgTTCCCTTTGATTCCCATGTTTCCCATGTTCCCTTTGGTTCCCATGTTCCCTTTGgttcccacatttcccatgTTCCCTTTGATTCCCTTTGATTCCCATGTTCCCTTTGATTCCCATGTTCCCTTGGATTCCCATGTTTCCCATGTTCCTTTTGGTTCCCTTTGGTTCCCATGTTTCCCATGTTCCCTTTGATTCCCATGTTTCCCATGTTCCCTTTGGTTCCCATGTTTCCCATGTTCCCTTTGATTCCCATGTTTCCCATGTTCCCTTTGGTTCCCATGTTTCTGCTGTGCAATGCTTCATGAAAAGAAACATTGGGGAAGAATGCATGGGGAAGAATTCCATATGTGGAGGGTGTATTGAGGGCAAAGCCACCTTCCAGAACAGAACCCCATGAGGGTTCTTATAATCTCCCAGGATCTTTAATGAAAGCAGACAATTGGGATTGCATTATAGATATTTAAACAAATATAAGGAGTTCTAGGAGTAATGTTGTCTCTGCCCCCAGGCCCTCTAATAGGTTTATGGGGTTGATACAGACTCTGTGCAGTCAGGAATAGGCCTGTCCCCAATattctgtgtccctgctgggaaATCTTGCCTGGCCCTTCCCTCAGTAACTGCTCTTTCCctcccaggagctgaaggaCATTGTGCTGTATTTATGTGACACCTGCACAACTCTCTGGGCCTTTCTTGATGTCTTTCCCTTGGCTTGCCAGACCTTCCAAAAACATGAATTTTGTTACAGGTATGTCTTGGAGTGCAGACAGAGTTTGTCCTGGCCATGTAAAAATACTGAATGTGCCACTGTGTCCTGTCCCATTGTTAGATGAGGAGACAGATTTgatgcagaggctgctggggtcTCTCTGGCAGGAATGCAGCATAATAAATACATGGAGATAGAGATGTGTGGATTTTCTGTTCTATGTCTGTTGTTATTTAGGAGTGATCCTAGAGCCAGGCATCCATGACCATTTCCAGTCAGCTGAACAGTACTGGGTGTGCTCTGGGAAGGGTGGAGAGGGACCAGTTATGGACAAAAGGAACTTCTGCTGTAGGACCCAAAGCAAGGGAAGCAGAAAGTATTTCAGAGAAGTAGTTCTTCAAGGTCTGAAAACAAATGCCTTTGATGTTATGCCCAAGTTTCTTGCTAGAGAATATCAGTGAGGCTTGGCAAAAGCTGAGTGGCTGGGAGAGAGTGACAAGGgaacagcctcaagctgtgccaggggaggttcagctTGGGTGTTAGGGAACATTTCTTCATGGAAGGGgatgtccagccctggcacagctgcccagggcagtggagtccccatccctggagggatttatcagctggatgtggcacttggggacacggtCTGTGgtgccttggcagtgctggggaatggttggactcagtgcTCTCAGGGGGCTTTTCCAACATGAAggtttctgtgattctgagagtGTTGGGTCTTTTCAGGCTGCAGATCTgtgttgggggtttttctgggtCGAGCAGATGGTTCTGATCAGCACCAGGATGCTTCtcaaatgcttttctttcttaccCCTTCAAAGACCTCCCTGTGATTTCTTTAGAGTGCTGCtcttttttctgtgctgtgtttgcttGTGTTCTGGGGCAGAAATACCAAAATGAGGTGATGCTCATGGGTGCTGCTGGTGAGGAGGGTTTCATGAAATCAGCCATTTGTTCTGCCTTTTAGCAAATGACTTTTGCAACCTCAGCTGACAGGTACAGGTTTGTTCCCCTCTGTACAGATTGGCTTCATTTTATGAACTGGCAATTCCTGAGCTGGAATCTGCAATCAAGAAGAGGCATTATGAAGATAACAGGTGAGAATTCCTGCAAAGGTTTCCTTTGGATCTTCAGTGAGACTTCCCTGGGCTTAGTTAAGAATTCACTTCATGCTGCTTTACCCATCCCTGAGGGGCctggctttttttctgctgcttcaaaGGGCTCTGAAGAGATGACTTCTGTAATAGCAAATTTTCCTGGGCACTGGGGTGACGAATCATTTTTAGTGCTGTGTAAGAAGGAATTTGATGGGAGGTGCATGTAAATTGTTACAAAGTGTGAGAACATGAATGATATCTCTGTGTAGCTCAGTCTCAGTGtgaggcacaggctgtgctggtaCAGCAGGGGTCTTGTGTGGGGAGCTGCCAGGACAATTGGGATTGAAAAGCTTTATATAAGGCATGGATTTTCCTTAATGACCATGAAATGTGTCTAATATCTAGTCTTTGCAGCAAGGAGATGATCATCCTAATGAAATTCTTCTTCTAGAGGATTAACTCTGGCATAAAGGTGTGTTACAGATTCTGGTGCTGACACCAACAGTGTCTTTTGCTCTCTCTGAAGTGTTTTTGCTGATTTGTGGAGGAGGATTTCACACTCCAGAAAGAAGATGATAGAGGTTTTTCACATCCTAGTAAACCAAGTCTGTCTGCAGCCCATCCTAGAGAGCAGGTATTGGCACTTGGCTCTGTGCTACTCACCAATTACTTGGTTGCTGTGTGGGAGAAATTGCTTCTCATTTACAAATTTACTGGAGAAAATGAACAGAAACTGCTATTTGTGTTGGGATTGTAGCCAAAGGCTTGGCTAAGGTCAGATTCTTTTGTCCTGTGTATCAGAATATTCCAGATGGAGCTGTTTGGTCCAGAatctctgtgctgagctggatcCAATGAGCTTTCTGACCCCAGTGTGTGGCTTGTGCAAAGTTTGGTCATGTGTAACACCTTGAGACCTGATTGTGACCTTCCAGGACCTGGAGGTCCAACAATACAGATGGAGAGAGGATGTTTACAGGGGCTTGGAGTGACAGGatgagggggaatggcttccctctgccagaggacagggttagatgggatattggaaggaattgttccttgtgagggtggagaggccctggcacagggtgcccagagcagctgggcatccctggaagcatccaAGGCAAGGTTGGAtgggtttggagcaccctgtgctagtggaaggtgtccctgcccatggcagggggtggcactgggtgggctttaaggtcccttcccacccaaaggTGCCTTGGAACAAGGTTTGGAGcctcagcagcacccagggttTGGGCACTGAGGCTGCAGTGTGAGTTTGCTTGGCAGGTGTTCTTGCTCGGGTGAGCACAAACTTTCTAGAAAATTCACTGGTGTAATCCCAAGACATCATAAAGGCACAATTACAAAAGCTGTGCACACCATTTTCTGCTCACTGCAAGTCTGAGGCATCAAACTATTTATAAAGTCTGTCTGAAAACTTGTAATTCTAGGTGTGATACAGCTTGAGATCAAAGTGCTGAAATGTTTGCTGAAGCCTTAAAAACCACTTGCTTCTGTTTGGCTCTTTGCTCCTATGAAAGCCAAATGTGGCCTGAAATCTCTCTTCCAATGGGGCTTTCCCTTGGTGTGTAAATGTGAGTGGTGGGTTTGGCAGACTTGCCTCTGAGTGTTCACtgtgctgttttcctgcagctgtgagaatatTCAGCCATTTATTGAGGAATTTCTGCAGATCTTCACCTCAGTGCTTCAGGAGAGGAGGTGAGTCTGGCTGGTAGGAGGCCTGAGGGggctcagctccttcctctgccatTCTTCACAGCAGAATTGCCTGAGGCAGCATTACAAGGCATTTGGGAGTCAGAAATCTTGTAAGTAGCTGGCAGAAGTGCAGTGAGAGGATTTcagcctgcagcacagaccctggcactgagaaatgCAATTCTTCACTCCCCTTAATCCAACCTCACAAAGAAGAGAAGAGCAATTTAGCCATTAGCTGCCTTTACAAGTTAGGCTGTTATTACTGATCTGTGCTTTCCAGCTGGGCTGACCAGACCAGAAAACTATTAAACATGAATGCTGGAGATGCAAAGGAAGTGGCAGAACTGGGAATTCCATCttgtcctcctgcccatgctgGCATTCTGAGCACATTCGCATGGTAAAGCAGATTTTCCCTGTAATGCAGCCCTGGGTTCCAGccctcacacctgaggagtgTTGCTGTGGTGTAGTGGGACCAAAATCAGGCATGGCTGGAATCCAGCATTGGGTGAGAGGTTCTCTGTTCCTACCTGAGCACTGAGGCAGTCAGAGAGGCACAGTAGTGCTAATTGATTGAGCTCCACTGATTAAACTTGCTCCTGTGTTTTCAGATTTCTCCGTGACTACGATGAGCTGTTCCCTGTTGAGGATGATGTGAGTCTGCTCCAGCAGGCATCCTCTGCACTGTATCCTTGGGCTttgcacccctggctgctcttggATTCCTTCACACCAGTGATATTTCTGCCTCTGGTTAAGCTACATGACTGGCAAGGAGTACTGGAAAGTTTTCccttaacagaaaaaaaaggatagGGGGGAGTTGTTGCCTagagaagctgaggctgccccatccctgcaagtgtctaaagcttggagcaacctgatgTAATGGAAgctgtccttgcccatggcagggggtgggacaagatgagctttaaggtcccttcccacccaaaccattccatggttttGTGAGTGTTGATGCAGGCACAAATTTGGACATGGCTGACAATCCCGTAGTTACTTCAGGGTGATCCCTGAATATGTGCATCCAGAAATGTCCTTAATGCTGTGCTCCTAGAGATGAAACCAGGACAGCCTACATCCTCCAAGCAGTGGAAAGTGCCTGGGAAGGAATAGACAGGAGAAAAGGACTCTCAGAAAAAGCTGTTAAAGCTCCAGCAGCATCCAATGGAGCTTCAGCCATagtggagagcagccctgaggacaGGAAGGATCTGGGGGCTGCGTGTGCCCTGGAGGATGAGGTGGGTACAGCTCTGTATGGGActgggctctgctcttcctgggggctctgctctccctggccTTCCTCTGTCTGTGAGGACAGCTTGGTTTGCTCAGCTTTGGGGACAACATGAGATGTGGTGTAATTTCTGACCTTTGCTGGATCTCCATGCAGCCTTGGGAAATGAGACATGAAGCTACACCTGAATCCTGAGTTATCTCTGAGCAAATTGCTTCCAGCTCTCATGGCTTGGGTTTTCCCTTGCTGGAGATTATTCAAATACTCTGTTTCATCCCTGCAGCTCATGTGCATATTTTTGAAATGCAGAGCTTGCCTGTTATTTGAGGAAGGGATTCTCCAGGGTGTCCTTGCTGACTCAGGGACTGGCAAAAGGAGCCGTGTGCCCAAATCTGTGCTGGAAACCTCGTGTAGTTTAAACAGCTGGTTTCTCTTTTGGCTCCAGTCTTGGACTTCTGTGTGTAAACCCTGAGAGCCCAGAGTGCTGCTTGCCCTGTGTTTCTGTGCCCACTGCCTGCcctcagctgtgtccctgcccagtgccaccaggtgtgtttggtgtccccagtgtgccgGCGCTGCGGCCGCGCCCGTCGCCGCCGTGTCCGGCGTGGAGCTGGACTCCCTGATCTCCCAAGTGAAGGATCTGCTGCCAGATCTTGGAGAAGGATTCATCCTGGCCTGCCTGGAGGAGTATGGATACGACACAGAGCAGGTGATCAACAACATCCTGGAGGAGAAGTTGGTGCCGTACCTGGATAAGATGGACCGAAGGATGCAAAGGTGTGGGACAAGCTCTGGTTGTTTCTGTCTCACTTAATTGCTCTCACTGAAGGCTCAACACTTGTGGAGCTCTAAGAATTTGCATATTTGGGATAGAGAACAGAAGTGAAGGCTTCTCATTGTCACCTGTCACCAGTTTTCTGCCCTCcttgtgtccctgcagagcagtgggACCTTTGCTGCTCAGTGTTAGAGTagagcagtgcagggctgtgttttgtgaCAGGAGACAAAACCACTTATACATGAAATGCTAGACTAAACTAGACTAGAATAGGatagaatagaacagaataGAATGCTGGGCAATAGAATATATTGCCTCCAAAAGTTATTTTGCTGCAGCATTTGTTGTCACAGCTGTGAAAATCCCAGCTGTCCTACAGGAAAGGGCATCTTCAGAGGACCCAATTCAGCTGGAATTCACCCCACAGGGTCAAATATGGTTATTTAACAGGCTGCTGCTTTGTGAGTGAAGATAGAACAATTCAGATCCATTTTTATGTTCCCTCTGACAAACTTGCCAGGCTTGTCCTGCTTTCCTGGATCgggcaggggatggagggtTTATAGCTGGTGGCAGGATTGAGCTGTTGGAGTTTGTCTGCAGCTGCgagtgtgtgtttgtgctgcaCCAGCAGTTCCTGACAGAGCATCAAGATGTGAATGTGCTGTTTGTTCACATTTCATGGAGTTATGGGCAGACTGTCTCACTGTTGCATTAAAGGAAAGCATCTTTATCGGAAAAATGATGtaaaaaaatctgagttttgCAACAATCTTTGTGTTCCCACCATCAGATCTGCTGACTTTGGCACAAGTGGTGCAGGACAGGCTTTAGGAAGGATTGCTTTTTCTGCAAAGCCAGCAGTTCCACAAGAtagagctgcattttttttcttcctgccttttgCATCTTGAAACAAAGCTGCTGGTTCGATAGGAAATGTCGAATTGTGACCCCTGCTGATTTATAGGGGAGCACAGCAGCatttgcagctgcccagctgaGCTGTCTGCACCACCAAAATGAATGTCAAAAGTACAGTCTTTTCACTTACAAGTTGAACAAACATAAACCTGGAACCCTGGGAAAGATTTAACAAGGGAGATAAATATCTTGAAATCAGCAGCAACAAATTATTGGAATTTTTTCCAGCCTGTAATTCATCACACTTAGTGTTTGTCTTCACTGAGTCACTGTGTTGAGACCAGGCAGTCTGTTGAATATTCTGTTGTCCTGCATGGTTTGATAGACTCTGAAATGAACAGAAGAATTTTCTCTTGTCTTTCTGTGGGTTACTTTAGTTTCCCCTCAAATCCAagctttgggaagggaaggggttGTGCCCTGTGACTCAGCCAACACCTCTGGTGTGCTCAGGATCTTTTGGTCAGGATATTTTGGGATTGATAAAGGATAAAGCAAGGGCTTAGGGAAGGGAGAGGATTTCTCTTCCTCACTTCACTTTTGTTTTATTctctctgtttgttttttaacaggCAGCTGAAGCCAGACCCTACCCCTCTGGTCAGCTCTCGCTGTAACATTTTCCAGAATGATGAGTTTGATGTTTTCAGCAGGGATGCAGTGGATGTGTCTCGGATCCAGAAAGGCAAGAGGTGAGTGTTGGCACCCAGTCATTAGCTCTGCCTGTCAGGAGGAACAAACACCTGGGATCCTGCACATTTATCTCTCCTGAAAAGCTCCTGCAGGAATGTTTTGGCAGGGGGAAAGGCTTATCAAAAATGCTTCCCACCTGTTTGTCTGGGAAAGTGAAGTGAAATATTATGAGAGGGTTGGTTTCACTTAGTGTTTTTCCTAATTGGCTTTCCTGTGTCTGCTGCTGGAGATTGCTCTGCCAAGCTCATTTGTAATGTCAGGCTCTTCCTCCTTGGGCTTAATATTAAACTTGCACTGAACAACAAACCTTGAAAAgacccatccctgagcctgggATTGTGACTCAGAGCTGAGAATAACTAATGATTTGATCCAGAGCCAAGGGAAGATTCAATATCCATCTACTTCAACATCTGATAACATTCAGTGCCTTAGACTGCTtgcgtgtccctgctgctgtaaAGCTTCCTGCAGAAGGGCACCTGGACTTGTGGAgtagtttgggttgggagggacctttaaaggtcatttaGTCAATCtgcctgcaatgagcagggatcCCCCTGCCATGAACAGAGATTTCTGCAACCCCCCACCAGTTTTCACTTTGCTTTCTGCCTAGCTGGGTGTGTggtgctggctcccactgatGTCAGCTCTGTGGTGTGGTTCCCTTGTTCCAGATTCTTTTAAAACATATCACAGgatcatggagtggtttgggttggaaggaaccttaaggCTCATCTcgttccaccccctgccatgggcagggacaccttgcactggACTTTAAACACCTCCTCTAACCATCCATGGGTGATCTTAATTGGGATCTATTTACACAGCAGATAACTAAAAGTCTGGCTGGAGTTGGAGCCACTGACCTGAGAGCACCCAGTTAAGGTTTTGGTAGCAAAGTTGCATCAAACTCTAGGAAAAAACCACTTTTGTTCCCAAGTCCAGTGGCCCTGCTCCTCagagcagtgccacagtgcTGATCCTGTCTTGGCTGAGCAAGAAAGgaatttcctttctctctggCCAAGGCCATGACTTTTGTTGTTTCCATAGCTGAGAATTCAAAGGCAGAACCTTTCTCCTCCTGGTGGTGCCTTGCTCTGTGAGACAGGTGCATTGCACAGGTGTGCTGGGTAATCCCTCATTCCCAAAGCCTTGCACAGCTGTGTTGGGTTATCCCTcattcccagagccctgcacaggTGTGCTGGGTTATCCCTGATGCCCAAAGCcttgcacagctgtgctgggttaTCCCTGATGCCCAGAGCCTTGCACAGGTGTGCTGGGTTATCCCTGATTCCCAAAGCCCTGCACAGGTGTGCTGGGTTATCCCTGATGCCCAAAGCcttgcacagctgtgctgggttaTCCCTGATGCCCAaagccctgcacagctgtgctgggttaTCCCTCATTCCCAAAGCCCTGCACAGGTGTGCTGGGTTATCCCTGATTCCCAAAGCcttgcacagctgtgctgggttaTCCCTGATGCCCAaagccctgcacagctgtgctgggttaTCCCTCATTCCCAAAGCCCTGCACAGGTGTGCTGGGTTATCCCTGATGCCCAAAGCCCTGCACAGGTGTGCTGGGTTATCTCTGattcccagagccctgcacagtTGTGCTGGGTTATCCCTCATTCCCAAAGCCTTGCACAGGTGTGCTGGGTTATCCCTCATTCCCAGAGCCTTTATCCCTGTTTCCcaaagccctgcagcagcagctggtcaAGGCCAGAGAGCACTGGGTTCAGCACAGAGCATGCAGTGGCTGGAATATCCAGAGCTCCCTCTGCAGATCACTTGGAGAGCTTTGGAGGCTGTAAATCAtccctgagctgggctctgggatcTGCTCCCATGGCACTGCCCCCCAGGGGCACCAGCACTCTTGGAGAAGttctcctctctcctgctgtAGTTATGTGACCCCTTGGGATTATCCTCTTCCTGCTGTCATGTGCCTCCCTTCATTTCAGAACATTTGGGAAGAATCTGCAGGACTCCAGACATTAATTGTGGTTTGAGTAGCTTATAACCTGGAGATCAGCAGTGCCCAAAGATGACCATATCCAACTGAatccaaggaaaagctgcagtaCCTTGTCTCCAGGATTTAATATTCAGCACTGATG contains the following coding sequences:
- the ASCC2 gene encoding activating signal cointegrator 1 complex subunit 2, which translates into the protein MPALPLDELQLTERDPQTGKLRTLPALHPEIKADRSFVLYKPPPAIRDPALVEEFLERAKFIADDLNWLLALPHDKFWCQVIFDESLQKCLDSYLRSAPRKFDVLWDCHPEVQELQKCLHRSVFLTFLRMSTHKESKDHFITPSVFGKIIYNNFLFDIPKILDLCVLFGKGNGLLLQKMIGNIFTQQPSYFSDLDETLPTILQVFNNILHKCGLQCEGASAEPQKLEEKVSVTAGNMPLQELKDIVLYLCDTCTTLWAFLDVFPLACQTFQKHEFCYRLASFYELAIPELESAIKKRHYEDNSVFADLWRRISHSRKKMIEVFHILVNQVCLQPILESSCENIQPFIEEFLQIFTSVLQERRFLRDYDELFPVEDDVSLLQQASSALDETRTAYILQAVESAWEGIDRRKGLSEKAVKAPAASNGASAIVESSPEDRKDLGAACALEDECAGAAAAPVAAVSGVELDSLISQVKDLLPDLGEGFILACLEEYGYDTEQVINNILEEKLVPYLDKMDRRMQRQLKPDPTPLVSSRCNIFQNDEFDVFSRDAVDVSRIQKGKRREKDTTRSLVNDKRLVAEQRQRYSQYSVVLEELPLPPAAALGYGDYEDEYDDTYDGNQVGANDADSDDELIARRPFTIPQVLRPKGHEEGQETEEEDEEEEEEAEKERTKDHFVQDPAVLRERAEARRQAFLARKGHKHDGSAVVGTAKGHGQSRETLQERRKKEANKSTRANHNRRAMADRKRSKGMIPS